A single Vigna radiata var. radiata cultivar VC1973A chromosome 8, Vradiata_ver6, whole genome shotgun sequence DNA region contains:
- the LOC106769911 gene encoding uncharacterized protein LOC106769911 encodes MGGGGAATAVAEAQYSLVKTSVWWDIENCQVPKGCDPHAIAQNISSALIRMNYCGPVSISAYGDTTGITASVQHALSSTGISLNHVPAGVKDASDKKILVDMLFWAVDNPAPANYLLISGDRDFSNALHQLRLRRYNILLAQPKKASAPLVAAAKSVWLWTSLLAGGPPLTNGESLQLGNNDIQSSSDSVQSPVHNAFQIPQYLESYSEVHTGNQKFPGKGRQLDSRHHGKTNGRKSNKSNGPKVKKPPVGLQENDGNINSPPPGNYTHNVPPSGSTPNFTLGNPDQMRVNNGNLQDNHQNPHSQPLRSNLFPLEPPFSPPWTGGLSLSAAPLTKVPDTGDISGYLSNAHDLHPVNQLNGNLERSSYSNSPNPVKSIDEADGHMIQNAGNLYNGYAHSPEHLSSSSTTACNNNLPGNGMWGSPESPKSSEYVQDLIGVVLLALNTLKTEKIKPTESNITDCIRFGDPKHRNTDVKKALEIAVEQQMVAKQNVGALELFVGKNDQVWKCVCTLGGNPKKHSKETWNKIKKFLGTSPGRLAIMNTQCKYEAGIVIKNMCLKDHALGDVLQILSLAISYKKWIVHQQLGWQPVNITLAEKCDSEVIACK; translated from the exons ATGGGCGGAGGTGGAGCGGCTACGGCGGTTGCGGAGGCACAGTACTCGTTGGTCAAGACTTCGGTTTGGTGGGATATAGAGAACTGTCAAGTGCCCAAAGGGTGCGATCCCCACGCCATCGCGCAGAATATAAGCTCCGCTCTCATTCGAATGAATTATTGCGGCCCCGTTTCTATCTCTGCTTACGGCGACACCACTGGCATCACTGCCTCCGTTCAGCATGCCCTCTCCAGCACCGGCATCTCCCTCAACCATGTCCCCGCCG GTGTTAAAGATGCAAGTGACAAAAAGATTCTTGTTGACATGCTATTCTGGGCTGTGGACAATCCTGCACCTGCTAATTACTTATTAATATCTGGTGATAGAGACTTTTCCAATGCTCTTCATCAGCTGCGGTTGAGGAGGTATAATATTCTTCTTGCACAGCCTAAGAAAGCTTCTGCACCCCTAGTAGCAGCTGCCAAGAGTGTGTGGCTTTGGACCAGTCTCTTGGCCGGAGGACCTCCCCTTACTAATGGTGAATCACTACAACTTGGTAATAATGACATCCAATCCTCTTCTGACTCCGTACAAAGTCCAGTCCATAATGCCTTTCAGATACCGCAGTATCTGGAATCCTATTCAGAAGTTCATACAGGAAATCAGAAATTCCCAGGTAAAGGAAGGCAACTTGATTCTAGACATCATGGGAAGACAAATGGGAGAAagtcaaataaatcaaatggACCCAAGGTCAAGAAGCCTCCAGTTGGACTTCAAGAAAATGATGGCAATATAAATTCTCCTCCTCCTGGCAATTATACCCATAATGTTCCCCCAAGTGGTTCTACACCAAATTTTACTCTTGGCAATCCCGATCAAATGCGGGTTAATAATGGTAATCTACAAGACAATCATCAAAATCCACATTCACAACCATTAAGATCAAATCTTTTTCCTTTGGAGCCTCCTTTTTCACCGCCTTGGACTGGTGGGCTCAGCCTCTCTGCAGCACCACTTACGAAGGTACCAGATACTGGTGATATTTCTGGATATCTTAGTAATGCTCACGATCTGCACCCTGTTAATCAATTGAACGGGAACTTGGAACGGAGTTCTTACAGTAATTCTCCAAATCCTGTTAAATCTATTGATGAAGCAGATGGGCACATGATACAGAACGCAGGAAATTTGTATAATGGCTATGCACATAGTCCAGAACAcctttcttcatcatcaacaaccgCGTGTAATAATAATCTTCCTGGTAATGGTATGTGGGGATCTCCAGAATCTCCTAAATCTTCTGAATACGTCCAAGATCTTATAGGGGTTGTTTTACTTGCCTTGAACACACTGAAAACTGAAAAAATTAAGCCAACTGAGTCAAATATAACAGATTGTATTCGATTTGGAGATCCCAAGCATCGCAATACAGATGTCAAGAAGGCTCTGGAGATTGCTGTTGAGCAGCAGATGGTAGCGAAGCAGAATGTAGGTGCTTTGGAATTGTTTGTTGGTAAGAATGATCAAGTTTGGAAGTGTGTATGCACTCTGGGTGGTAATCCTAAGAAGCACTCAAAAGAGAcatggaacaaaataaaaaaatttctaggTACTTCTCCTGGAAGATTGGCAATAATGAATACCCAGTGCAA GTACGAAGCAGGTATTGTGATTAAGAATATGTGCTTGAAAGATCATGCTTTGGGTGATGTCCTACAGATTTTGAGTTTAGCGATTTCCTATAAAAAATGGATTGTGCATCAACAATTGGGCTGGCAACCAGTTAACATCACCCTTGCTGAGAAATGTGATTCAGAGGTCATAGCATGCAAATAA
- the LOC106772291 gene encoding uncharacterized protein LOC106772291 isoform X2, producing MGEGGAATAVAEAQYSLVKTSVWWDIENCQVPKGCDPHAIAQNISSALVRMNYCGPVSISAYGDTTGITASVQHALSSTGISLNHVPAGVKDASDKKILVDMLFWAVDNPAPANYLLISGDRDFSNALHQLRLRRYNILLAQPKKASAPLVAAAKSVWLWTSLLAGGPPLTKGESLQLANNDIQSSSDSIQSTVHNAFQIPQYLESYSEVHTGNQKFPGTGRQLDSRHHGKTNGKNSSKPNRPKVMNPAPVGLQENYGYINSSRPGNYAHSVPPSGSTTNFTHNVPPSESTPNFSHNVPPSGSTPNFTCDNPDQMRGNNGTPPGNHQNPHSQASRSNSFPLQPPFAPSSSFSPNSQTFATSVVPTRTGGPSFSAAPLTKVPDVGNIYPSIAHDPHPVKYLNGDLKQSSYSISSNPIKSIDEPHGHMIQKAQHLYNGHSHGPKHQPTSATVGNNNLPSNGMWGSPGFPKPSEYVQGLIGVVLLALNTLKNEKIMPTESNITDCIRCGDPKHRSTDVKKALESAVEQQMVVEQKVGALRLFVGKNDKVWKCVNPIGGNPKKHSKETWNEIKKFLSTSSGRLAIMSTQCKE from the exons ATGGGCGAAGGCGGAGCGGCGACGGCGGTTGCGGAGGCTCAGTACTCGTTGGTCAAGACTTCGGTTTGGTGGGACATAGAGAACTGTCAAGTGCCCAAAGGGTGCGATCCCCACGCCATCGCGCAGAATATAAGCTCCGCTCTCGTTCGGATGAATTATTGCGGCCCCGTTTCCATCTCTGCTTACGGCGACACCACTGGCATCACTGCTTCCGTTCAGCATGCCCTCTCCAGCACCGGCATCTCCCTCAACCATGTCCCCGCCG GTGTTAAAGATGCAAGTGACAAAAAGATTCTTGTTGACATGTTATTCTGGGCTGTGGACAATCCTGCACCTGCTAATTACTTATTAATATCTGGTGATAGAGACTTTTCCAATGCTCTTCATCAGCTGCGGTTGAGGAGGTATAATATTCTTCTTGCACAGCCTAAGAAAGCTTCTGCACCCCTAGTAGCAGCTGCTAAGAGTGTGTGGCTTTGGACTAGTCTCTTGGCTGGAGGACCTCCCCTTACCAAGGGTGAATCACTACAACTTGCTAATAATGACATCCAATCCTCTTCTGACTCCATACAAAGTACAGTCCATAATGCCTTTCAGATACCGCAGTATCTGGAATCCTATTCAGAAGTTCATACAGGAAATCAGAAATTTCCTGGTACAGGAAGGCAACTTGATTCTAGACATCATGGGAAGACGAATGGGAAAAATTCAAGTAAACCAAATAGACCAAAGGTCATGAATCCAGCTCCAGTTGGACTTCAAGAAAATTATGGCTATATAAATTCTTCTCGACCTGGGAACTATGCCCATAGTGTTCCCCCAAGTGGTTCTACAACAAATTTTACCCATAATGTTCCCCCAAGTGAATCTACACCAAATTTTAGCCATAATGTTCCCCCAAGTGGTTCTACTCCTAATTTTACTTGTGACAATCCTGATCAAATGCGGGGCAATAATGGTACTCCACCAGGAAATCATCAAAATCCACATTCACAGGCATCGAGATCAAATTCTTTTCCTTTGCAGCCTCCTTTTGCACCAAGCAGTTCATTTTCCCCAAATTCCCAAACTTTTGCAACTTCAGTAGTGCCAACTAGAACCGGTGGGCCCAGCTTCTCTGCAGCACCACTTACGAAGGTGCCAGATGTTGGTAATATTTATCCTAGTATCGCTCACGATCCACACCCCGTTAAATATTTGAACGGGGACTTGAAACAGAGTTCTTACAGTATTTCTTCAAATCCTATTAAGTCCATTGATGAACCACATGGGCACATGATACAGAAAGCACAACATTTGTATAATGGCCATTCACATGGTCCAAAACACCAACCTACATCAGCAACTGTGGGTAATAATAATCTTCCTAGTAATGGTATGTGGGGATCTCCAGGATTTCCTAAACCTTCTGAATACGTCCAAGGTCTTATAGGGGTTGTTTTACTTGCCTTGAACAcactaaaaaatgaaaaaattatgcCAACCGAGTCAAATATAACGGATTGTATTCGATGTGGAGATCCCAAGCATCGCAGTACAGATGTCAAGAAGGCTCTGGAGAGTGCAGTTGAGCAGCAGATGGTAGTGGAGCAGAAAGTAGGTGCTTTGCGGTTGTTTGTTGGTAAGAATGATAAAGTTTGGAAATGTGTAAACCCTATAGGTGGTAATCCTAAGAAGCACTCAAAAGAGACAtggaatgaaattaaaaaatttctatcTACTTCTTCGGGAAGATTAGCAATAATGAGTACGCAGTGCAA GGAATGA
- the LOC106772291 gene encoding uncharacterized protein LOC106772291 isoform X1: MGEGGAATAVAEAQYSLVKTSVWWDIENCQVPKGCDPHAIAQNISSALVRMNYCGPVSISAYGDTTGITASVQHALSSTGISLNHVPAGVKDASDKKILVDMLFWAVDNPAPANYLLISGDRDFSNALHQLRLRRYNILLAQPKKASAPLVAAAKSVWLWTSLLAGGPPLTKGESLQLANNDIQSSSDSIQSTVHNAFQIPQYLESYSEVHTGNQKFPGTGRQLDSRHHGKTNGKNSSKPNRPKVMNPAPVGLQENYGYINSSRPGNYAHSVPPSGSTTNFTHNVPPSESTPNFSHNVPPSGSTPNFTCDNPDQMRGNNGTPPGNHQNPHSQASRSNSFPLQPPFAPSSSFSPNSQTFATSVVPTRTGGPSFSAAPLTKVPDVGNIYPSIAHDPHPVKYLNGDLKQSSYSISSNPIKSIDEPHGHMIQKAQHLYNGHSHGPKHQPTSATVGNNNLPSNGMWGSPGFPKPSEYVQGLIGVVLLALNTLKNEKIMPTESNITDCIRCGDPKHRSTDVKKALESAVEQQMVVEQKVGALRLFVGKNDKVWKCVNPIGGNPKKHSKETWNEIKKFLSTSSGRLAIMSTQCKYEAGIVIKNMCLKNHALGDVLQILNIAITVKKWIVHQQLSWQPLKVTLTEVNSDSEVVACQ, from the exons ATGGGCGAAGGCGGAGCGGCGACGGCGGTTGCGGAGGCTCAGTACTCGTTGGTCAAGACTTCGGTTTGGTGGGACATAGAGAACTGTCAAGTGCCCAAAGGGTGCGATCCCCACGCCATCGCGCAGAATATAAGCTCCGCTCTCGTTCGGATGAATTATTGCGGCCCCGTTTCCATCTCTGCTTACGGCGACACCACTGGCATCACTGCTTCCGTTCAGCATGCCCTCTCCAGCACCGGCATCTCCCTCAACCATGTCCCCGCCG GTGTTAAAGATGCAAGTGACAAAAAGATTCTTGTTGACATGTTATTCTGGGCTGTGGACAATCCTGCACCTGCTAATTACTTATTAATATCTGGTGATAGAGACTTTTCCAATGCTCTTCATCAGCTGCGGTTGAGGAGGTATAATATTCTTCTTGCACAGCCTAAGAAAGCTTCTGCACCCCTAGTAGCAGCTGCTAAGAGTGTGTGGCTTTGGACTAGTCTCTTGGCTGGAGGACCTCCCCTTACCAAGGGTGAATCACTACAACTTGCTAATAATGACATCCAATCCTCTTCTGACTCCATACAAAGTACAGTCCATAATGCCTTTCAGATACCGCAGTATCTGGAATCCTATTCAGAAGTTCATACAGGAAATCAGAAATTTCCTGGTACAGGAAGGCAACTTGATTCTAGACATCATGGGAAGACGAATGGGAAAAATTCAAGTAAACCAAATAGACCAAAGGTCATGAATCCAGCTCCAGTTGGACTTCAAGAAAATTATGGCTATATAAATTCTTCTCGACCTGGGAACTATGCCCATAGTGTTCCCCCAAGTGGTTCTACAACAAATTTTACCCATAATGTTCCCCCAAGTGAATCTACACCAAATTTTAGCCATAATGTTCCCCCAAGTGGTTCTACTCCTAATTTTACTTGTGACAATCCTGATCAAATGCGGGGCAATAATGGTACTCCACCAGGAAATCATCAAAATCCACATTCACAGGCATCGAGATCAAATTCTTTTCCTTTGCAGCCTCCTTTTGCACCAAGCAGTTCATTTTCCCCAAATTCCCAAACTTTTGCAACTTCAGTAGTGCCAACTAGAACCGGTGGGCCCAGCTTCTCTGCAGCACCACTTACGAAGGTGCCAGATGTTGGTAATATTTATCCTAGTATCGCTCACGATCCACACCCCGTTAAATATTTGAACGGGGACTTGAAACAGAGTTCTTACAGTATTTCTTCAAATCCTATTAAGTCCATTGATGAACCACATGGGCACATGATACAGAAAGCACAACATTTGTATAATGGCCATTCACATGGTCCAAAACACCAACCTACATCAGCAACTGTGGGTAATAATAATCTTCCTAGTAATGGTATGTGGGGATCTCCAGGATTTCCTAAACCTTCTGAATACGTCCAAGGTCTTATAGGGGTTGTTTTACTTGCCTTGAACAcactaaaaaatgaaaaaattatgcCAACCGAGTCAAATATAACGGATTGTATTCGATGTGGAGATCCCAAGCATCGCAGTACAGATGTCAAGAAGGCTCTGGAGAGTGCAGTTGAGCAGCAGATGGTAGTGGAGCAGAAAGTAGGTGCTTTGCGGTTGTTTGTTGGTAAGAATGATAAAGTTTGGAAATGTGTAAACCCTATAGGTGGTAATCCTAAGAAGCACTCAAAAGAGACAtggaatgaaattaaaaaatttctatcTACTTCTTCGGGAAGATTAGCAATAATGAGTACGCAGTGCAA GTACGAAGCAGGTATTGTGATTAAGAATATGTGCTTGAAAAATCATGCTTTGGGTGATGTCCTACAAATTTTGAACATAGCGATTACCGTTAAAAAATGGATTGTGCATCAACAATTGAGCTGGCAACCGCTTAAAGTGACCCTTACTGAGGTCAATTCTGATTCAGAGGTAGTAGCATGCCAATAA